A segment of the Thermococcus sp. genome:
CCCCTGAAAAACGCCAGGACCCCGCCTTTGGCCGTGTAAAACTCTATCTTGCTGCTGGTCAGTGCGGGAACGCTTTCCCTCAGTTTCGCCAGTTTCCGGTAGTGGTCGACCAGGCTCCAGTTGCACTTGTCCCACTGGAGGGGATACCGCTGCTCATCGTAGTGGTTCTTGTTTCCAAGGAAGCCACACTCGTCACCCTGGAACGTTACCGGCATTCCGGGGATGGTGTAGAGCAGTGTCGAGAGAAGCTTCAGCCGTTT
Coding sequences within it:
- a CDS encoding alpha amylase C-terminal domain-containing protein, which encodes KRLKLLSTLLYTIPGMPVTFQGDECGFLGNKNHYDEQRYPLQWDKCNWSLVDHYRKLAKLRESVPALTSSKIEFYTAKGGVLAFFRGHRNEALVIANNGNNATPIKLPAGTWKEVWPTVEGSIKGRISVPPVSVLVLIRETDGE